In one Magallana gigas chromosome 9, xbMagGiga1.1, whole genome shotgun sequence genomic region, the following are encoded:
- the LOC105323587 gene encoding uncharacterized protein isoform X2, with protein MFADVEESQIAKMMDEKDSVSTQRTVKRSVNLFRSFLIEKRGSGEFEGLSKQELNENLRLFYVSIRKKTGTNLKVNSLNNIKYGLSKYLKGTCKIDIQGPEFNDSNEVYKAALTDMKKKGFGFVDHKPAISSEDLKKLYNSESIVFNVDTPWGLQNKVWFDIKFYLCRRGGENLRRMTKETFVIKTDATGREYVFQAIDEVDKNHGSNAAPNETIGEERMYAQPHLESMCPVNSFRKYLSKLHMKLDALWQRPVEAFSEESTAWYCSSPLGKNTLACLMSEISKKAKLSRIYTNHSIRATAITALDQHVEAEIEARHIMDTTEHRNESSIRCSECLLDQPKEREMSHYFSSSLGTVCRNPTQTHMDQENSRASLKQEHLDAVFNDSTFDEFSSSSSSQQQEAKDEERPPQVLYRCGEEYFMHQVSSTTSPPYQIPLIGTPPELPRPISEGSAEGASQSFISTSSNSAQESISGKTHAYQREQPPSPPIVQQQVILDLTNTVIKCETEPIHAPSNPKDIANEPKAKCKIFEISKFLRMQIQDKTLIHVRRSNVLSDVLKIYQKNPEIVQRDFNVCFEEHSRDNDVCHVPLSPHALFVQFWREAFAHFFAGNQESVPIIDVSIDPDFYKTLGQILYHGLILLDYWPVKLSQACACVMILNTCSDRQLLTSLHRTMSDQERFVITEAKREIRSGCSEFSMQTTKSLYQVLRLYGNTQRPRPGNLEKLLLQMSNFYLKQKSYWALYEMRSGLQSFISDFLSHLEEQDVFSFYSLLTPNALSLFEKTIYMFSATDNSIHEMEEKRVKMYFENFVMKLNCETLSTLLVKWCYSDCLCMEHLYVRFLANSISERPHFDPNETTLTLSSVYTSQEELHQLMMSELES; from the exons atgtttgCAGATGTTGAGGAGTCCCAAATAGCGAAAATGATGGATGAGAAAGATTCTGTTAGTACTCAACGTACTGTAAAAAGATCTGTTAATTTATTCCGCAGCTTCCTGATTGAAAAAAGAGGAAGCGGGGAATTCGAAGGCCTATCCAAGCAAGAGCTAAACGAGAATCTGCGACTTTTTTATGTTTCAATTCGAAAAAAAACAGGAACGAACCTGAAAGTGAATTCATTAAACAACATAAAATATGGTCTTTCTAAATATTTGAAAGGCACTTGCAAAATTGACATTCAAGGTCCAGAATTCAACGATTCAAATGAAGTGTACAAGGCCGCCCTCACAGACATGAAAAAGAAGGGTTTTGGATTCGTGGATCATAAACCAGCCATTTCCTCAGAGGACCTAAAAAAGCTGTATAACTCGGAGAGCATTGTATTCAATGTTGATACACCATGGGGATTACAAAACAAGGTCTGGTTTGATATAAAGTTCTACCTATGCAGACGAGGCGGAGAGAACCTCCGGAGAATGACAAAAGAAACGTTTGTGATTAAAACTGATGCAACAGGAAGAGAATACGTGTTCCAGGCAATCGACGAAGTTGACAAAAACCACGG atCCAATGCAGCACCAAATGAGACAATTGGAGAAGAAAGAATGTATGCACAGCCACATTTAGAAAGCATGTGCCCTGTGAATTCATTTAGAAAGTATTTGTCAAAGCTTCACATGAAATTAGATGCTTTGTGGCAGCGTCCAGTAGAGGCTTTTTCAGAAGAAAGTACAGCATGGTACTGCAGTTCTCCATTAGGAAAAAACACTTTAGCATGCCTAATGTCTGAAATTTCCAAGAAAGCCAAGTTGTCCCGCATATACACCAACCATTCAATTCGTGCAACAGCTATTACAGCTTTGGATCAACATGTTGAAGCAGAGATAGAGGCAAGACACATTATGGATACTACAGAACACAGGAATGAATCATCAATTAGATGCTCTGAATGTCTTCTGGACCAGCCAAAGGAAAGAGAAATGTCCCATTACTTCAGCTCATCTTTAGGCACTGTTTGTAGGAATCCTACCCAAACCCACATGGATCAAGAAAATTCACGTGCAAGTCTAAAACAAGAGCATCTCGATGCAGTTTTTAATGACTCAACATTCGACGAATTCTCATCCTCATCGAGCAGTCAACAACAAGAG GCCAAGGATGAGGAGCGACCCCCTCAGGTCCTTTACCGCTGCGGTGAGGAGTACTTCATGCATCAGGTCTCCTCGACTACCAGCCCGCCATACCAGATACCTCTCATCGGAACTCCTCCAGAGTTACCCAGACCTATCAGTGAAGGCAGCGCGGAGGGGGCATCACAGTCGTTTATTTCCACATCGTCCAACAGTGCCCAAGAGTCCATTTCCGGCAAGACCCATGCGTATCAAAGGGAACAACCGCCTTCACCACCAATAGTACAGCAACAAGTTATC ctTGACTTGACTAACACAGTCATAAAGTGTGAGACTGAACCTATTCATGCTCCAAGTAATCCCAAGGACATTGCAAATGAGCCCAAAG CCAAATGcaagatatttgaaatatcCAAATTTCTTCGCATGCAAATCCAGGACAAAACTTTAATCCATGTCAGGAGATCTAATGTTCTGTCAGATGTCTTGAAAATCTACCAGAAAAATCCAGAGATAGTTCAGCGAGATTTTAATGTCTGCTTCGAAGAACACTCCCGTGACAACGATGTGTGTCATGTGCCACTGTCGCCGCACGCATTATTTGTGCAGTTTTGGCGGGAAGCTTTTGCCCATTTTTTCGCAGGCAACCAAGAATCAGTCCCTATCATTGATGTCTCCATAGATCCTGACTTTTACAAAACGCTTGGTCAAATCCTTTACCATGGGCTAATACTGTTAGACTATTGGCCAGTCAAGCTATCACAGGCTTGCGCATGCGTCATGATACTAAACACGTGTTCGGATAGACAACTCCTTACGTCACTTCATCGGACCATGTCAGACCAGGAAAGATTTGTAATCACTGAAGCAAAGAGAGAAATCCGATCCGGCTGCTCTGAATTTTCTATGCAGACGACCAAAAGCTTGTATCAGGTATTGAGATTATATGGCAACACACAAAGACCACGACCAGGGAATCTAGAGAAACTTCTTCTACAGATGTCAAACTTTTACCTAAAGCAGAAATCCTATTGGGCATTGTATGAGATGAGGAGCGGACTGCAATCCTTCATATCCGACTTCCTCAGCCACTTAGAGGAACAGGACGTGTTCTCGTTTTATTCTCTTCTTACGCCAAACGCTTTATCATTGTTTGAGAAGACAATCTACATGTTTTCTGCAACCGACAACAGCATTCATGAAATGGAAGAGAAACGAGTAAAGATGTATTTTGAGAACTTTGTTATGAAGCTTAACTGTGAAACTCTGTCGACACTACTCGTGAAATGGTGTTATTCGGATTGTCTCTGCATGGAACATTTATATGTGCGTTTCTTGGCGAATTCGATTTCGGAGAGGCCACATTTTGATCCAAACGAGACCACGCTGACGTTGTCATCTGTGTACACGTCACAAGAGGAACTACACCAACTGATGATGTCAGAACTGGAATCGTAG
- the LOC105323587 gene encoding uncharacterized protein isoform X3 codes for MEVDENLQSENDDVTIIENTPGTSEREKPRGLQAIAPKPLPVMLRRSIPGHKLLPARFITSTGHPGFMNAWRMLKKQEQLKRGPKEKETFRRTMYCLPDKHAKLPKFSSSDLAEKALVQEHQDLGFGYPAQDYDSNQIPRKTELCLSLSGQDFEKYISEVLYPNLAGKKFDIYKIDKQRRLIRLAKYTPRAIKDSKYQGSLIIIPYAKDEERPPQVLYRCGEEYFMHQVSSTTSPPYQIPLIGTPPELPRPISEGSAEGASQSFISTSSNSAQESISGKTHAYQREQPPSPPIVQQQVILDLTNTVIKCETEPIHAPSNPKDIANEPKVSAKCKIFEISKFLRMQIQDKTLIHVRRSNVLSDVLKIYQKNPEIVQRDFNVCFEEHSRDNDVCHVPLSPHALFVQFWREAFAHFFAGNQESVPIIDVSIDPDFYKTLGQILYHGLILLDYWPVKLSQACACVMILNTCSDRQLLTSLHRTMSDQERFVITEAKREIRSGCSEFSMQTTKSLYQVLRLYGNTQRPRPGNLEKLLLQMSNFYLKQKSYWALYEMRSGLQSFISDFLSHLEEQDVFSFYSLLTPNALSLFEKTIYMFSATDNSIHEMEEKRVKMYFENFVMKLNCETLSTLLVKWCYSDCLCMEHLYVRFLANSISERPHFDPNETTLTLSSVYTSQEELHQLMMSELES; via the exons ATGGAGGTCGATGAAAATCTACAGTCAGAAAACGATGACGTCACAATCATTGAGAACACACCTGGAACCAGTGAAAGAGAGAAGCCAAGAGGTCTACAGGCCATTGCTCCTAAACCACTTCCGGTCATGCTTAGACGATCAATTCCGGGACATAAGCTACTGCCAGCTCGTTTCATTACAAGCACAGGACACCCGGGGTTTATGAATGCATGGCGCATGCTCAAAAAGCAAGAACAGTTGAAAAGAGGTCCAAAAGAAAAAGAGACATTCCGAAGGACAATGTACTGCCTTCCTGATAAACACGCAAAGCTTCCGAAGTTTTCTTCCTCAGACTTAGCCGAAAAAGCTTTGGTACAGGAGCACCAAGATTTAGGATTCG GCTACCCTGCCCAGGACTACGACTCCAATCAAATTCCTAGAAAAACCGAGCTATGCCTCTCCCTCTCAGGACAGGACTTTGAAAAGTACATATCAGAAGTCTTGTACCCTAACCTAGCCGGGAAGAAGTTTGACATCTACAAGATAGACAAACAGCGGCGGCTGATCCGGCTAGCCAAGTACACCCCGCGGGCAATAAAAGACTCCAAGTATCAAGGGAGCCTCATTATAATTCCTTAC GCCAAGGATGAGGAGCGACCCCCTCAGGTCCTTTACCGCTGCGGTGAGGAGTACTTCATGCATCAGGTCTCCTCGACTACCAGCCCGCCATACCAGATACCTCTCATCGGAACTCCTCCAGAGTTACCCAGACCTATCAGTGAAGGCAGCGCGGAGGGGGCATCACAGTCGTTTATTTCCACATCGTCCAACAGTGCCCAAGAGTCCATTTCCGGCAAGACCCATGCGTATCAAAGGGAACAACCGCCTTCACCACCAATAGTACAGCAACAAGTTATC ctTGACTTGACTAACACAGTCATAAAGTGTGAGACTGAACCTATTCATGCTCCAAGTAATCCCAAGGACATTGCAAATGAGCCCAAAG tttcAGCCAAATGcaagatatttgaaatatcCAAATTTCTTCGCATGCAAATCCAGGACAAAACTTTAATCCATGTCAGGAGATCTAATGTTCTGTCAGATGTCTTGAAAATCTACCAGAAAAATCCAGAGATAGTTCAGCGAGATTTTAATGTCTGCTTCGAAGAACACTCCCGTGACAACGATGTGTGTCATGTGCCACTGTCGCCGCACGCATTATTTGTGCAGTTTTGGCGGGAAGCTTTTGCCCATTTTTTCGCAGGCAACCAAGAATCAGTCCCTATCATTGATGTCTCCATAGATCCTGACTTTTACAAAACGCTTGGTCAAATCCTTTACCATGGGCTAATACTGTTAGACTATTGGCCAGTCAAGCTATCACAGGCTTGCGCATGCGTCATGATACTAAACACGTGTTCGGATAGACAACTCCTTACGTCACTTCATCGGACCATGTCAGACCAGGAAAGATTTGTAATCACTGAAGCAAAGAGAGAAATCCGATCCGGCTGCTCTGAATTTTCTATGCAGACGACCAAAAGCTTGTATCAGGTATTGAGATTATATGGCAACACACAAAGACCACGACCAGGGAATCTAGAGAAACTTCTTCTACAGATGTCAAACTTTTACCTAAAGCAGAAATCCTATTGGGCATTGTATGAGATGAGGAGCGGACTGCAATCCTTCATATCCGACTTCCTCAGCCACTTAGAGGAACAGGACGTGTTCTCGTTTTATTCTCTTCTTACGCCAAACGCTTTATCATTGTTTGAGAAGACAATCTACATGTTTTCTGCAACCGACAACAGCATTCATGAAATGGAAGAGAAACGAGTAAAGATGTATTTTGAGAACTTTGTTATGAAGCTTAACTGTGAAACTCTGTCGACACTACTCGTGAAATGGTGTTATTCGGATTGTCTCTGCATGGAACATTTATATGTGCGTTTCTTGGCGAATTCGATTTCGGAGAGGCCACATTTTGATCCAAACGAGACCACGCTGACGTTGTCATCTGTGTACACGTCACAAGAGGAACTACACCAACTGATGATGTCAGAACTGGAATCGTAG
- the LOC105323587 gene encoding uncharacterized protein isoform X1: MFADVEESQIAKMMDEKDSVSTQRTVKRSVNLFRSFLIEKRGSGEFEGLSKQELNENLRLFYVSIRKKTGTNLKVNSLNNIKYGLSKYLKGTCKIDIQGPEFNDSNEVYKAALTDMKKKGFGFVDHKPAISSEDLKKLYNSESIVFNVDTPWGLQNKVWFDIKFYLCRRGGENLRRMTKETFVIKTDATGREYVFQAIDEVDKNHGSNAAPNETIGEERMYAQPHLESMCPVNSFRKYLSKLHMKLDALWQRPVEAFSEESTAWYCSSPLGKNTLACLMSEISKKAKLSRIYTNHSIRATAITALDQHVEAEIEARHIMDTTEHRNESSIRCSECLLDQPKEREMSHYFSSSLGTVCRNPTQTHMDQENSRASLKQEHLDAVFNDSTFDEFSSSSSSQQQEAKDEERPPQVLYRCGEEYFMHQVSSTTSPPYQIPLIGTPPELPRPISEGSAEGASQSFISTSSNSAQESISGKTHAYQREQPPSPPIVQQQVILDLTNTVIKCETEPIHAPSNPKDIANEPKVSAKCKIFEISKFLRMQIQDKTLIHVRRSNVLSDVLKIYQKNPEIVQRDFNVCFEEHSRDNDVCHVPLSPHALFVQFWREAFAHFFAGNQESVPIIDVSIDPDFYKTLGQILYHGLILLDYWPVKLSQACACVMILNTCSDRQLLTSLHRTMSDQERFVITEAKREIRSGCSEFSMQTTKSLYQVLRLYGNTQRPRPGNLEKLLLQMSNFYLKQKSYWALYEMRSGLQSFISDFLSHLEEQDVFSFYSLLTPNALSLFEKTIYMFSATDNSIHEMEEKRVKMYFENFVMKLNCETLSTLLVKWCYSDCLCMEHLYVRFLANSISERPHFDPNETTLTLSSVYTSQEELHQLMMSELES; this comes from the exons atgtttgCAGATGTTGAGGAGTCCCAAATAGCGAAAATGATGGATGAGAAAGATTCTGTTAGTACTCAACGTACTGTAAAAAGATCTGTTAATTTATTCCGCAGCTTCCTGATTGAAAAAAGAGGAAGCGGGGAATTCGAAGGCCTATCCAAGCAAGAGCTAAACGAGAATCTGCGACTTTTTTATGTTTCAATTCGAAAAAAAACAGGAACGAACCTGAAAGTGAATTCATTAAACAACATAAAATATGGTCTTTCTAAATATTTGAAAGGCACTTGCAAAATTGACATTCAAGGTCCAGAATTCAACGATTCAAATGAAGTGTACAAGGCCGCCCTCACAGACATGAAAAAGAAGGGTTTTGGATTCGTGGATCATAAACCAGCCATTTCCTCAGAGGACCTAAAAAAGCTGTATAACTCGGAGAGCATTGTATTCAATGTTGATACACCATGGGGATTACAAAACAAGGTCTGGTTTGATATAAAGTTCTACCTATGCAGACGAGGCGGAGAGAACCTCCGGAGAATGACAAAAGAAACGTTTGTGATTAAAACTGATGCAACAGGAAGAGAATACGTGTTCCAGGCAATCGACGAAGTTGACAAAAACCACGG atCCAATGCAGCACCAAATGAGACAATTGGAGAAGAAAGAATGTATGCACAGCCACATTTAGAAAGCATGTGCCCTGTGAATTCATTTAGAAAGTATTTGTCAAAGCTTCACATGAAATTAGATGCTTTGTGGCAGCGTCCAGTAGAGGCTTTTTCAGAAGAAAGTACAGCATGGTACTGCAGTTCTCCATTAGGAAAAAACACTTTAGCATGCCTAATGTCTGAAATTTCCAAGAAAGCCAAGTTGTCCCGCATATACACCAACCATTCAATTCGTGCAACAGCTATTACAGCTTTGGATCAACATGTTGAAGCAGAGATAGAGGCAAGACACATTATGGATACTACAGAACACAGGAATGAATCATCAATTAGATGCTCTGAATGTCTTCTGGACCAGCCAAAGGAAAGAGAAATGTCCCATTACTTCAGCTCATCTTTAGGCACTGTTTGTAGGAATCCTACCCAAACCCACATGGATCAAGAAAATTCACGTGCAAGTCTAAAACAAGAGCATCTCGATGCAGTTTTTAATGACTCAACATTCGACGAATTCTCATCCTCATCGAGCAGTCAACAACAAGAG GCCAAGGATGAGGAGCGACCCCCTCAGGTCCTTTACCGCTGCGGTGAGGAGTACTTCATGCATCAGGTCTCCTCGACTACCAGCCCGCCATACCAGATACCTCTCATCGGAACTCCTCCAGAGTTACCCAGACCTATCAGTGAAGGCAGCGCGGAGGGGGCATCACAGTCGTTTATTTCCACATCGTCCAACAGTGCCCAAGAGTCCATTTCCGGCAAGACCCATGCGTATCAAAGGGAACAACCGCCTTCACCACCAATAGTACAGCAACAAGTTATC ctTGACTTGACTAACACAGTCATAAAGTGTGAGACTGAACCTATTCATGCTCCAAGTAATCCCAAGGACATTGCAAATGAGCCCAAAG tttcAGCCAAATGcaagatatttgaaatatcCAAATTTCTTCGCATGCAAATCCAGGACAAAACTTTAATCCATGTCAGGAGATCTAATGTTCTGTCAGATGTCTTGAAAATCTACCAGAAAAATCCAGAGATAGTTCAGCGAGATTTTAATGTCTGCTTCGAAGAACACTCCCGTGACAACGATGTGTGTCATGTGCCACTGTCGCCGCACGCATTATTTGTGCAGTTTTGGCGGGAAGCTTTTGCCCATTTTTTCGCAGGCAACCAAGAATCAGTCCCTATCATTGATGTCTCCATAGATCCTGACTTTTACAAAACGCTTGGTCAAATCCTTTACCATGGGCTAATACTGTTAGACTATTGGCCAGTCAAGCTATCACAGGCTTGCGCATGCGTCATGATACTAAACACGTGTTCGGATAGACAACTCCTTACGTCACTTCATCGGACCATGTCAGACCAGGAAAGATTTGTAATCACTGAAGCAAAGAGAGAAATCCGATCCGGCTGCTCTGAATTTTCTATGCAGACGACCAAAAGCTTGTATCAGGTATTGAGATTATATGGCAACACACAAAGACCACGACCAGGGAATCTAGAGAAACTTCTTCTACAGATGTCAAACTTTTACCTAAAGCAGAAATCCTATTGGGCATTGTATGAGATGAGGAGCGGACTGCAATCCTTCATATCCGACTTCCTCAGCCACTTAGAGGAACAGGACGTGTTCTCGTTTTATTCTCTTCTTACGCCAAACGCTTTATCATTGTTTGAGAAGACAATCTACATGTTTTCTGCAACCGACAACAGCATTCATGAAATGGAAGAGAAACGAGTAAAGATGTATTTTGAGAACTTTGTTATGAAGCTTAACTGTGAAACTCTGTCGACACTACTCGTGAAATGGTGTTATTCGGATTGTCTCTGCATGGAACATTTATATGTGCGTTTCTTGGCGAATTCGATTTCGGAGAGGCCACATTTTGATCCAAACGAGACCACGCTGACGTTGTCATCTGTGTACACGTCACAAGAGGAACTACACCAACTGATGATGTCAGAACTGGAATCGTAG